The Lycium ferocissimum isolate CSIRO_LF1 chromosome 1, AGI_CSIRO_Lferr_CH_V1, whole genome shotgun sequence genome includes a region encoding these proteins:
- the LOC132046391 gene encoding uncharacterized protein LOC132046391 isoform X1: MDRYQKVEKPRAEEPIKENEIRVTAQGLIRNYISYATTLLQDQQTKEIVLKAMGQAISKTVAIAEIIKKRVPGLHQDTSISSTTITDAYEPLEEGLQPLEMTRQVSLITITLSTAELNKSSPGYQAPARFDQSGAENQQLQQAKQAYAPSDFNQDSYGIRGRGRGRGRGRGRGRGRGRGGYGNYYQDDGGYYNPGRGGGFADDGGYYNPVRGGGFADDGGYYNPGRGGGRGRGWGYRGTGYGRGRGGGWSGGRGYSRGRGRMGGRGGRGGGNQYMQEFTVRG, encoded by the exons ATGGATAGGTATCAGAAAGTGGAGAAGCCAAGGGCAGAGGAACCAATTAAGGAGAATGAGATCAGAGTAACAGCACAAGGTCTTATTCGTAATTACATTAGCTATGCCACCACTCTTCTTCAG GACCAACAAACAAAGGAAATTGTTTTGAAGGCAATGGGACAGGCTATCAGTAAAACAGTTGCCATTGCAGAGATTATAAAG AAGAGAGTTCCTGGGTTGCATCAAGATACATCTATCAGCTCAACTACCATAACTGACGCATATGAGCCCCTTGAAGAGGGTCTACAACC GTTGGAGATGACTCGCCAGGTCTCGCTAATAACAATTACTTTGTCGACTGCTGAGTTGAATAAAAGCTCTCCTGG CTACCAAGCTCCAGCTCGTTTTGATCAGTCAGGAGCAGAGAATCAACAACTGCAGCAAGCAAAACAAGCCTATGCCCCTTCTGATTTTAATCAAG ATTCTTATGGTATCCGTGGTCGAGGCCGAGGTAGGGGCAGAGGCAGAGGACGGGGAAGGGGACGTGGCAGGGGTGGTTATGGAAACTACTACCAAG ATGATGGTGGATATTATAATCCAGGTCGAGGCGGTGGATTTGCAGATGATGGTGGATATTATAACCCAGTTCGAGGCGGTGGATTTGCAGATGATGGTGGATACTATAACCCCGGTCGAGGTGGTGGCCGGGGCAGAGGTTGGGGATACCGTG GCACGGGATACGGAAGGGGCAGAGGTGGAGGCTGGAGTGGTGGCAGAGGTTATAGTCGTGGACGAGGCCGGATGGGTGGTCGGGGAGGAAGGGGTGGCGGAAACCAATATATGCAAGAGTTTACTGTCAGAGGTTAA
- the LOC132046391 gene encoding uncharacterized protein LOC132046391 isoform X2: MDRYQKVEKPRAEEPIKENEIRVTAQGLIRNYISYATTLLQDQQTKEIVLKAMGQAISKTVAIAEIIKRVPGLHQDTSISSTTITDAYEPLEEGLQPLEMTRQVSLITITLSTAELNKSSPGYQAPARFDQSGAENQQLQQAKQAYAPSDFNQDSYGIRGRGRGRGRGRGRGRGRGRGGYGNYYQDDGGYYNPGRGGGFADDGGYYNPVRGGGFADDGGYYNPGRGGGRGRGWGYRGTGYGRGRGGGWSGGRGYSRGRGRMGGRGGRGGGNQYMQEFTVRG, encoded by the exons ATGGATAGGTATCAGAAAGTGGAGAAGCCAAGGGCAGAGGAACCAATTAAGGAGAATGAGATCAGAGTAACAGCACAAGGTCTTATTCGTAATTACATTAGCTATGCCACCACTCTTCTTCAG GACCAACAAACAAAGGAAATTGTTTTGAAGGCAATGGGACAGGCTATCAGTAAAACAGTTGCCATTGCAGAGATTATAAAG AGAGTTCCTGGGTTGCATCAAGATACATCTATCAGCTCAACTACCATAACTGACGCATATGAGCCCCTTGAAGAGGGTCTACAACC GTTGGAGATGACTCGCCAGGTCTCGCTAATAACAATTACTTTGTCGACTGCTGAGTTGAATAAAAGCTCTCCTGG CTACCAAGCTCCAGCTCGTTTTGATCAGTCAGGAGCAGAGAATCAACAACTGCAGCAAGCAAAACAAGCCTATGCCCCTTCTGATTTTAATCAAG ATTCTTATGGTATCCGTGGTCGAGGCCGAGGTAGGGGCAGAGGCAGAGGACGGGGAAGGGGACGTGGCAGGGGTGGTTATGGAAACTACTACCAAG ATGATGGTGGATATTATAATCCAGGTCGAGGCGGTGGATTTGCAGATGATGGTGGATATTATAACCCAGTTCGAGGCGGTGGATTTGCAGATGATGGTGGATACTATAACCCCGGTCGAGGTGGTGGCCGGGGCAGAGGTTGGGGATACCGTG GCACGGGATACGGAAGGGGCAGAGGTGGAGGCTGGAGTGGTGGCAGAGGTTATAGTCGTGGACGAGGCCGGATGGGTGGTCGGGGAGGAAGGGGTGGCGGAAACCAATATATGCAAGAGTTTACTGTCAGAGGTTAA